One stretch of Miscanthus floridulus cultivar M001 chromosome 18, ASM1932011v1, whole genome shotgun sequence DNA includes these proteins:
- the LOC136519987 gene encoding uncharacterized protein isoform X1 gives MSSMESLAQLEVLCEKLYNSRDSAERVHAESTLKCFSENSEYISQCQYILDNASTPYALMLASSSLLKQVSDRSLSLKLRLDIRNYVINYLATRGPKLQNFVIVSLIQLVCRITKFGWFDDDRFRETVKEATDFLGLASQDHYFIGLKILNNLVTEMNQPNPAMPVTLHRKIASSFKDQFLLQVFQISLTSLNQLKSEAPDEFGHIPLDLALKCLSFDFVGSPVDESSEEFGTVQLPASWRPLLQDPSTLQIFFDYYKVNDIRVSKEALECLVRLASVRRSIFVEDPARSLFLSHLMLGTKEILLTGQGLADHDNYHEFCRLLGRFKVNYQLAELLNVEFYGEWIGLVAEFTTRSLLSWQWASSSVYYLLSLWSRLVTSVPYLKGETPSLLDETVPKITEGFITSRINSVQAILADNSLENPLDSVELLQDQLEFLPFLCRFQYQSSSLYIINIMEPLLQAYTERSRLPAPGDADELSVIEGQIAWMVHIIAAIVKVRQVTGASQETQELIDAELSARVLQLISMTDTGAHAQRYQELSKQRLDRAILVFVQSFRRSYVGDQAMHASKQLYGRLSELLGLNDHLILLNVIVGKIATNLKCYAESEDVIDHTLSLFLDLATGYMTGKLLLKLESVKFIIANHSPENFSFLAEYKCSRSRTTFYYILGSLVFMEDSPVKFRTFMEPLQQVAFNLEATPDAAFRTDGAKHAFIGWMRDLRGIAMATNSRKTYGLLFDWLYPSRMPLLLRAISLCTDEPEVTTPLLKFMYEFVLNKAQRLTFDSSSPNGILLFREVSKIVVAYGSRILLLPNGTDIYGSKYKGIWISLTVLSRALCGNYVNFGVFELYGDRALADALDISLKMTLSVPLSDILAFRKLSKAYFGYMEVLFNNHIKFVLNLDTNTFIHIVSSLESGLKGLDTGISTQCASAIDSLAAFYFNNITSGDSPPSAASVNLARHIGEYPNLFPQILKTLFEIMLFEDAGNQWSLSRPILSLIMTSEQMFSELRAHILASQTVDQQRRLSQCFDKLMTDVNRNLEPKNRDRFTQNLTAFRRDFRLK, from the exons ATGTCATCAATGGAGAGCCTAGCGCAATTAGAGGTGTTGTGTGAAAAGCTTTATAATTCTAGAGACTCAGCTGAGAGAGTGCATGCAGAAAGCACCCTCAAGTGCTTCTCAGAGAATAGCGAGTACATTTCGCAATGCCAATACATATTGGACAATGCCTCAACTCCATATGCCCTGATGCTGGCGAGTTCAAGCTTGCTGAAGCAAGTTTCCGACCGCAGTCTTTCTTTGAAGCTCCGTCTCGATATAC GGAATTATGTCATAAACTATCTTGCCACAAGGGGGCCTAAATTGCAGAATTTTGTCATTGTGTCCCTAATTCAGCTGGTTTGTCGAATTACAAAATTTGGATGGTTTGATGATGACAGATTCAGAGAGACTGTCAAGGAAGCGACTGATTTCTTAGGTCTT GCATCTCAGGATCATTATTTCATAGGCTTGAAGATACTAAACAATCTCGTTACAGAAATGAATCAG CCAAACCCTGCGATGCCTGTGACGCTTCATAGGAAAATTGCGAGTTCATTCAAGGACCAGTTTCTTCTGCAGGTCTTCCAAATATCATTAACCTCACTTAACCAACTGAAGAGTGAAG CCCCGGATGAATTTGGACATATTCCTCTTGACCTTGCATTGAAGTGcttatcatttgactttgttgGTTCTCCGGTGGACGAAAGCTCTGAAGAATTTGGAACAGTGCAG CTTCCTGCATCTTGGAGGCCTCTTCTTCAAGATCCTTCCACACTCCAAATCTTCTTTGATTACTACAAAGTTAATGACATACGAGTTTCAAAAGAG GCTTTGGAGTGTCTGGTGCGACTTGCTTCTGTCAGGCGCAGTATTTTTGTGGAGGATCCTGCAAGGTCCCTGTTTCTTTCTCATCTGATGCTAGGCACCAAGGAGATACTTCTAACTGGACAAG GACTTGCTGATCATGACAATTACCATGAGTTCTGCCGTCTTTTGGGACGTTTCAAAGTGAATTACCAG CTGGCAGAGCTTCTGAATGTTGAGTTTTATGGTGAATGGATTGGTCTAGTAGCTGAATTTACAACTAGATCCTTGTTGTCATGGCAG TGGGCCAGCAGCAGTGTCTACTATCTTCTAAGTCTTTGGTCAAGGCTGGTGACATCCGTGCCTTACTTGAAAGGCGAAACACCAAGTCTTCTTGATGAAACTGTTCCCAAGATCACAGAGGGTTTTATCACTTCTAGAATTAATTCTGTTCAG GCCATCCTTGCTGACAACTCACTGGAAAATCCTTTGGATAGTGTGGAACTTCTCCAGGACCAGCTGGAGTTTCTTCCCTTCCTTTGCAGATTCCAG TACCAAAGTAGTAGTCTGTACATCATAAACATCATGGAACCTCTTCTGCAAGCTTATACG GAAAGGTCCAGATTACCAGCTCCTGGTGATGCTGATGAGCTGTCTGTCATTGAAGGCCAAATCGCATGGATGGTTCACATAATTGCGGCCATTGTCAAAGTTAGGCAGGTAACAGGTGCTAG CCAAGAAACACAAGAGTTAATTGATGCAGAACTCTCTGCCCGTGTACTGCAGTTGATAAGTATGACTGATACAGGAGCACACGCACAG AGATATCAAGAATTAAGTAAGCAAAGGCTTGACCGAGCTATTCTCGTCTTTGTACAAAGTTTCAGAAGGTCGTATGTAGGAGACCAAGCCATGCATGCTTCAAAG CAGTTGTATGGAAGATTGTCTGAGCTTCTAGGACTTAATGACCATTTAATTCTTCTCAATGTGATTGTTGGGAAAATTGCTACAAATCTGAAGTGCTATGCTGAG AGTGAGGATGTTATTGATCATACTCTGTCCCTGTTCCTTGATCTGGCAACTGG CTATATGACTGGAAAACTGCTGCTTAAGCTGGAGAGTGTAAAGTTCATCATTGCAAATCATTCT CCGGAGAATTTCTCATTTCTTGCAGAATACAAATGTTCACGTAGTAGAACTACGTTCTATTACATCCTTGGCTCCTTAGTCTTCATGGAAGATAGCCCTGTGAAATTCAGGACTTTCATGGAACCACTTCAGCAG GTTGCATTTAACCTGGAGGCAACTCCTGATGCTGCTTTTCGGACTGATGGCGCTAAGCATGCATTTATTGGCTGGATGAGAGATCTACGTGGCATAGCGATGGCAACCAACAG TCGCAAGACATATGGCCTCCTATTTGACTGGTTGTATCCATCTCGCATGCCACTTCTGTTGAGAGCCATCTCACTCTGCACGGATGAACCAGAG GTCACCACACCCTTGCTCAAGTTCATGTATGAATTTGTTTTGAACAAAGCTCAAAGACTGACATTTGATTCATCATCACCAAATGGGATCCTTTTGTTCCGAGAGGTTAGCAAGATAGTCGTGGCTTACGGGTCGCGAATTCTATTGCTTCCTAATGGCACAGACATTTATGGAAGTAAATACAAAGGCATATGGATCTCACTGACTGTTCTTTCAAGGG CTTTGTGTGGGAACTATGTCAATTTTGGTGTATTTGAGCTGTACGGTGACAGAGCGCTTGCTGATGCCCTTGATATATCTCTGAAGATGACCCTCTCAGTTCCATTATCTGATATATTGGCATTCAGAAAG CTGTCGAAGGCGTACTTTGGGTATATGGAAGTTCTGTTCAACAACCATATCAAGTTTGTTCTCAATTTGGACACGAACACATTCATACATATTGTCAGCTCACTCGAATCTGGCTTAAAAGGTCTAGATACAGGGATATCAACACAG TGCGCTTCTGCCATCGACAGCCTGGCAGCCTTTTACTTTAACAACATTACATCTGGTGACTCACCTCCATCAGCAGCTTCAGTAAATCTCGCGCGGCATATTGGAGAGTATCCCAATTTGTTTCCTCAG ATACTGAAGACACTTTTTGAGATCATGCTCTTTGAGGATGCTGGTAATCAGTGGAGTCTGAGTCGACCAATATTGAGCCTGATAATGACCAGTGAACAG ATGTTCAGTGAACTCAGAGCGCACATATTAGCATCACAG ACTGTGGACCAGCAACGACGCCTTTCACAGTGCTTCGATAAGCTGATGACGGATGTCAACAGGAACTTGGAACCTAAGAATCGCGACAGATTCACTCAAAACCTGACAGCATTTAGACGTGATTTCCGACTGAAGTAA
- the LOC136519987 gene encoding uncharacterized protein isoform X2, which translates to MSSMESLAQLEVLCEKLYNSRDSAERVHAESTLKCFSENSEYISQCQYILDNASTPYALMLASSSLLKQVSDRSLSLKLRLDIRNYVINYLATRGPKLQNFVIVSLIQLVCRITKFGWFDDDRFRETVKEATDFLGLASQDHYFIGLKILNNLVTEMNQPNPAMPVTLHRKIASSFKDQFLLQVFQISLTSLNQLKSEAPDEFGHIPLDLALKCLSFDFVGSPVDESSEEFGTVQLPASWRPLLQDPSTLQIFFDYYKVNDIRVSKEALECLVRLASVRRSIFVEDPARSLFLSHLMLGTKEILLTGQGLADHDNYHEFCRLLGRFKVNYQLAELLNVEFYGEWIGLVAEFTTRSLLSWQWASSSVYYLLSLWSRLVTSVPYLKGETPSLLDETVPKITEGFITSRINSVQAILADNSLENPLDSVELLQDQLEFLPFLCRFQYQSSSLYIINIMEPLLQAYTERSRLPAPGDADELSVIEGQIAWMVHIIAAIVKVRQVTGASQETQELIDAELSARVLQLISMTDTGAHAQRYQELSKQRLDRAILVFVQSFRRSYVGDQAMHASKLYGRLSELLGLNDHLILLNVIVGKIATNLKCYAESEDVIDHTLSLFLDLATGYMTGKLLLKLESVKFIIANHSPENFSFLAEYKCSRSRTTFYYILGSLVFMEDSPVKFRTFMEPLQQVAFNLEATPDAAFRTDGAKHAFIGWMRDLRGIAMATNSRKTYGLLFDWLYPSRMPLLLRAISLCTDEPEVTTPLLKFMYEFVLNKAQRLTFDSSSPNGILLFREVSKIVVAYGSRILLLPNGTDIYGSKYKGIWISLTVLSRALCGNYVNFGVFELYGDRALADALDISLKMTLSVPLSDILAFRKLSKAYFGYMEVLFNNHIKFVLNLDTNTFIHIVSSLESGLKGLDTGISTQCASAIDSLAAFYFNNITSGDSPPSAASVNLARHIGEYPNLFPQILKTLFEIMLFEDAGNQWSLSRPILSLIMTSEQMFSELRAHILASQTVDQQRRLSQCFDKLMTDVNRNLEPKNRDRFTQNLTAFRRDFRLK; encoded by the exons ATGTCATCAATGGAGAGCCTAGCGCAATTAGAGGTGTTGTGTGAAAAGCTTTATAATTCTAGAGACTCAGCTGAGAGAGTGCATGCAGAAAGCACCCTCAAGTGCTTCTCAGAGAATAGCGAGTACATTTCGCAATGCCAATACATATTGGACAATGCCTCAACTCCATATGCCCTGATGCTGGCGAGTTCAAGCTTGCTGAAGCAAGTTTCCGACCGCAGTCTTTCTTTGAAGCTCCGTCTCGATATAC GGAATTATGTCATAAACTATCTTGCCACAAGGGGGCCTAAATTGCAGAATTTTGTCATTGTGTCCCTAATTCAGCTGGTTTGTCGAATTACAAAATTTGGATGGTTTGATGATGACAGATTCAGAGAGACTGTCAAGGAAGCGACTGATTTCTTAGGTCTT GCATCTCAGGATCATTATTTCATAGGCTTGAAGATACTAAACAATCTCGTTACAGAAATGAATCAG CCAAACCCTGCGATGCCTGTGACGCTTCATAGGAAAATTGCGAGTTCATTCAAGGACCAGTTTCTTCTGCAGGTCTTCCAAATATCATTAACCTCACTTAACCAACTGAAGAGTGAAG CCCCGGATGAATTTGGACATATTCCTCTTGACCTTGCATTGAAGTGcttatcatttgactttgttgGTTCTCCGGTGGACGAAAGCTCTGAAGAATTTGGAACAGTGCAG CTTCCTGCATCTTGGAGGCCTCTTCTTCAAGATCCTTCCACACTCCAAATCTTCTTTGATTACTACAAAGTTAATGACATACGAGTTTCAAAAGAG GCTTTGGAGTGTCTGGTGCGACTTGCTTCTGTCAGGCGCAGTATTTTTGTGGAGGATCCTGCAAGGTCCCTGTTTCTTTCTCATCTGATGCTAGGCACCAAGGAGATACTTCTAACTGGACAAG GACTTGCTGATCATGACAATTACCATGAGTTCTGCCGTCTTTTGGGACGTTTCAAAGTGAATTACCAG CTGGCAGAGCTTCTGAATGTTGAGTTTTATGGTGAATGGATTGGTCTAGTAGCTGAATTTACAACTAGATCCTTGTTGTCATGGCAG TGGGCCAGCAGCAGTGTCTACTATCTTCTAAGTCTTTGGTCAAGGCTGGTGACATCCGTGCCTTACTTGAAAGGCGAAACACCAAGTCTTCTTGATGAAACTGTTCCCAAGATCACAGAGGGTTTTATCACTTCTAGAATTAATTCTGTTCAG GCCATCCTTGCTGACAACTCACTGGAAAATCCTTTGGATAGTGTGGAACTTCTCCAGGACCAGCTGGAGTTTCTTCCCTTCCTTTGCAGATTCCAG TACCAAAGTAGTAGTCTGTACATCATAAACATCATGGAACCTCTTCTGCAAGCTTATACG GAAAGGTCCAGATTACCAGCTCCTGGTGATGCTGATGAGCTGTCTGTCATTGAAGGCCAAATCGCATGGATGGTTCACATAATTGCGGCCATTGTCAAAGTTAGGCAGGTAACAGGTGCTAG CCAAGAAACACAAGAGTTAATTGATGCAGAACTCTCTGCCCGTGTACTGCAGTTGATAAGTATGACTGATACAGGAGCACACGCACAG AGATATCAAGAATTAAGTAAGCAAAGGCTTGACCGAGCTATTCTCGTCTTTGTACAAAGTTTCAGAAGGTCGTATGTAGGAGACCAAGCCATGCATGCTTCAAAG TTGTATGGAAGATTGTCTGAGCTTCTAGGACTTAATGACCATTTAATTCTTCTCAATGTGATTGTTGGGAAAATTGCTACAAATCTGAAGTGCTATGCTGAG AGTGAGGATGTTATTGATCATACTCTGTCCCTGTTCCTTGATCTGGCAACTGG CTATATGACTGGAAAACTGCTGCTTAAGCTGGAGAGTGTAAAGTTCATCATTGCAAATCATTCT CCGGAGAATTTCTCATTTCTTGCAGAATACAAATGTTCACGTAGTAGAACTACGTTCTATTACATCCTTGGCTCCTTAGTCTTCATGGAAGATAGCCCTGTGAAATTCAGGACTTTCATGGAACCACTTCAGCAG GTTGCATTTAACCTGGAGGCAACTCCTGATGCTGCTTTTCGGACTGATGGCGCTAAGCATGCATTTATTGGCTGGATGAGAGATCTACGTGGCATAGCGATGGCAACCAACAG TCGCAAGACATATGGCCTCCTATTTGACTGGTTGTATCCATCTCGCATGCCACTTCTGTTGAGAGCCATCTCACTCTGCACGGATGAACCAGAG GTCACCACACCCTTGCTCAAGTTCATGTATGAATTTGTTTTGAACAAAGCTCAAAGACTGACATTTGATTCATCATCACCAAATGGGATCCTTTTGTTCCGAGAGGTTAGCAAGATAGTCGTGGCTTACGGGTCGCGAATTCTATTGCTTCCTAATGGCACAGACATTTATGGAAGTAAATACAAAGGCATATGGATCTCACTGACTGTTCTTTCAAGGG CTTTGTGTGGGAACTATGTCAATTTTGGTGTATTTGAGCTGTACGGTGACAGAGCGCTTGCTGATGCCCTTGATATATCTCTGAAGATGACCCTCTCAGTTCCATTATCTGATATATTGGCATTCAGAAAG CTGTCGAAGGCGTACTTTGGGTATATGGAAGTTCTGTTCAACAACCATATCAAGTTTGTTCTCAATTTGGACACGAACACATTCATACATATTGTCAGCTCACTCGAATCTGGCTTAAAAGGTCTAGATACAGGGATATCAACACAG TGCGCTTCTGCCATCGACAGCCTGGCAGCCTTTTACTTTAACAACATTACATCTGGTGACTCACCTCCATCAGCAGCTTCAGTAAATCTCGCGCGGCATATTGGAGAGTATCCCAATTTGTTTCCTCAG ATACTGAAGACACTTTTTGAGATCATGCTCTTTGAGGATGCTGGTAATCAGTGGAGTCTGAGTCGACCAATATTGAGCCTGATAATGACCAGTGAACAG ATGTTCAGTGAACTCAGAGCGCACATATTAGCATCACAG ACTGTGGACCAGCAACGACGCCTTTCACAGTGCTTCGATAAGCTGATGACGGATGTCAACAGGAACTTGGAACCTAAGAATCGCGACAGATTCACTCAAAACCTGACAGCATTTAGACGTGATTTCCGACTGAAGTAA